GCAGCCCTGAGCACAGTTGCAACGTAATGCAGGCTGTGGGGGTGTGTGTGCAGTGAGGTCTGTGTAGGTGCATTTCCCTCTGTTGGTGTTACTAGGAACTGCCATGCACTGGGACCTGCAAGTGTAGCTGTGCTCATGTAAAGCTGTGTAGGACAGGGACAGGGCTCTGTTGGTGCAGATTTGCCCCATGCTAATCATTGCTGCGAGGAGGGTCTGCGGTGGGAGGCTCACAGGGCCAGGGCTGCTGGTCTtagtctcctcttctcttgtCCCTCAGGTCAACGTGATGGCTGTGAGCATCTGCACCCGAGAGGCCTATCAGTCCATGAAGGAGAGAAACATCGATGACGGTCATATTATTAACATTAACAGGTACACGAGGTGGGAACGCAGGAGCTGCCGTGTGGGATTAGAGCAGAGGAGCTTTCACCTTTCCGGGTGGGCTGATGGTCGCCCAGGGGTCTGAGGGGTTTCCCAGGATTGTGATGGCTgattttccaaatgttttttcttttttttttcaaatatctgcTTGTCTAAATACAACAAAGGCCAAATATGCTGTTGGCTCTTTCACAAGACTGCATACCTCCCTGCTCAGCActctcctttctgctctctcctCAGCATGAATGGTCACAGCGTTGTGCCACAGTCGGTGGTGCATTTTTACAGTGCCACCAAGTATGCAGTCACGGCCCTCACGGAGGGGCTGAGGCAAGAACTCAGAGAAGCAAAGACTCATATACGAGCTACAGTGAGTACTGGGAGAGTTCTCCCTCTCTGCTGGCTTTGTGGGTGGCAGAGAGCTGGTAAGTTTTGTGGGGCAGAGATCTGGggttctctttttgtttgtttctttttgggttttcttttactgaagGAGAATTACAAATCCTATTAGGATGtgctctgctcttttccagTGTATATCTCCAGGACTGGTAGAAACGGGATTTGCTTTTAAACTTCATGATAATGACCCTGAGAGAGCTGCTGCAACCTATGAGAGCATTCGGGTAGGACATGGAGATATGGGAACAGAGAGAAGTGGCTCTGATCGTAGTTTAACAATCTCTCTCCTGGCTAATTGCACAATAAGCTATTTCTGCAGGGTGCATAATGCTTTCCAGAATAGTCAGCATCCTCCAACTCAAGTCTTGGCACTCAGACCTCAGATATTGcattaatatttaaacattGTGCAAATTCTCATTCAGGTTTAGTTTCTCactctctctattttttcttactttaatGTACCTGTAAATAAATTATCAGCCAGCTTTGAAATTTTGCAGGCCGTGACCTCtttattaaagagaaaataaaataagcaaacatGCCTACACAAGGATGGGCAGGAAGTGTGTGTTGTACTGCAAGCAGCTGGCACAGgatttcttgttcttctgtggtcatttctttttgtaacGATGGCAGTGCTTGAGCTGGCAAAGCTACTGTGCCAGCAGTTTGGTGAGTTGCTTAGCCACACTGTAAGCCAGTGCAGCTCTTCTACCCATCCTCATAGTGCCCTCttttctgctgagcagctgctctTGTCTCTGCTCTTTGTCTGATTGTACAGAGacacatatatgtacatatatgtacagAGACACATATAAGTCACATCAAACTGAGAAACATCAGCACCAGACGCTTCCtctattaattttttaatggattactttttttcctgcttgcttCCATCTTTTTTGATATGCCCCAGTGACACTGTTGAAACTTGTTGTTGATGGTTATGAAAGGAGTGATCTCATGGTTAATTTTTCTTAAGGTGTTCTTTGTCTGAGattgttttttctgtcttcccagTGTCTCAAAGCTGAAGATATGGCTAATGCTGTCATATATGTCCTTAGTGCCCCACCTCATGTACAGGTAAGCTGTGGTTGAGTTGAAGGACTCTGCTGTAGatatttaaaggagaaaagagaaactgctgtCCTGATATTTGCTAATCAGTATTGCAGCTGCCGTGTCAGCTGTGTGCTTAGTGGAGCTGGGGATTAGTAGTGATCCCATTTGTTTACAGTTCCCTTATGGCAGCTTTGGGACCATACTGCTCAGGCCACCCACACCCATGTATCCATCCAGGATTGCTCTGACTGCAGAGAGGAACCATGCAAAGCAGGGGGAGTGGGAGGGATACAGGCATGTCTTGTCCCTTCTGGACAGTGCTGTCTGAGATTTGCTGACTGTCTTATAGCTGGTTCAGGTTCTGCCAGTTGCCAAATGTGTTGGGCTGGATCCTGCCAAGGTGCTTGTGCTGCCAGAGGGACTTCTTTCCTGGGAAACAAGAAATAAGTGACCAGCTTTGAGCTGGAaccaggaggaagaaagaatggTGTCAAAGTTTAGGATGTTGACTGAGTTGCTGTTGCAAAAGCAAACTTTGATCACGAGATGCTTAGTGATCTCTGCTCCTTTGGAGCAAGGTGCAACCATCTTGACGTTAGATCAGTCtagaagcacagcagctgaagGGTTCTGTCTCTGGTGAAGCTGGCCTTCTTTCTTTAAGAGCGTAAAAGGTCCTCCTGGAGGCTGATGT
The DNA window shown above is from Gallus gallus isolate bGalGal1 chromosome 19, bGalGal1.mat.broiler.GRCg7b, whole genome shotgun sequence and carries:
- the DHRS11 gene encoding dehydrogenase/reductase SDR family member 11 precursor, producing MERWTGRVALVTGASVGIGAAVARALVQHGMKVVGCARSVDKIEKLAAECQSAGYPGTLIPYKCDLSNEEEILSMFSAIKTLHQGVDVCINNAGLARPEPLLSGKTEGWRTMIDVNVMAVSICTREAYQSMKERNIDDGHIININSMNGHSVVPQSVVHFYSATKYAVTALTEGLRQELREAKTHIRATCISPGLVETGFAFKLHDNDPERAAATYESIRCLKAEDMANAVIYVLSAPPHVQIGDIQMRPTEQIS